Below is a window of Deltaproteobacteria bacterium DNA.
TACCGACGATCCTCGGGGCGACATTGTCGGAGATTAACCCGGAAGATCGTGCGCATGCGTTGCGTGGTGCGCAGATTCTCGCCCAGTGCCTCAAACTTGAGGGAGTTGATGTGTTGTTCGGCTATCCGGGCGGGGCGAACTTAGAGATTTTCGATGTCCTGCAAGAATATGACATCCGTTGCATTCGTGTCGAACATGAACAAGGTGCCGCCCATGCGGCGGAAGGATTTGCCCGTGCGACTGGCAAAGTCGGTGTGTGTCTGGCAACTTCTGGTCCGGGGGCGACGAATCTTGTTACGGGCATCGCTGATGCGAACAGTGATTCAGTGCCGATCGTCGCTATTACAGGCAACGTGCCTTCGCACTTGCTCGGCAAGAATGCCTTTCAAGAGGTAGACATCGTCTCGATTACCCAGCCGATTACCAAGAAGAGTTTCCTCGTCGATAGTGTGGCAAGTATTCCAACGGTGGTGAGGCAAGCCTTCGCGCTGGCAGGAGGGAACCGTCCCGGCCCGGTCCTCATCGATATTCCTAAAGATGTGCAACAACACTATCCGCGTGACCCAGAAGGAAAGTATACGCCACCGCGAATGCCGGCAGAGATTGCTCCGCCAGAGCCACCGGTGGGGGAGATTTCCTCATCTCAGCTCGATGTGTGTTGTCAACTTTTGCGTACTGCGCGGCGACCGATTCTGTACGTTGGTGGCGGAGTGACGAGTTCTGATACCCAGGGACTGTTACTGCAGCTTGCGGAAAAGCTCGGCTGTCCGGTGACGACGACAATCATGGGGCTTGGAGTCTTCCCGCCAGATCATCCGTTGTCATTGCACGTCCTTGGTATGCACGGCACCAAATATGCCAATGTTGCCATTAATGAGGCAGATTTGGTTCTGGCGATCGGTGTCCGTTTTGATGACCGCGTGACCGGGAAAGTGAGTGAGTTTATCAAGCACGGCACGATTATTCATATTGATGTCGATCGCAATGAACTGAACAAGAATAAACCTGTGACTCTCCCTATCTGTGCTGACTTGCGCGCTGCGCTACAGCAACTGCTCGAAAATGTACAACCGGGTGATTATCGCGATTGGGTGGATTACGTCACAGATCTGAAGCATCGTTATCCTCTCGCAGTTACAGACAGTGCTGAACTCTCCCCGCAATACGCCATTGCTCTGCTCAGTCAGATCACCAAGGGTGATGCTTTGATAACACTTGGCGTGGGCCAGCATCAGATGTGGGCGATGCAGCATTATCTCGCGCGCCAGTCGCGGTCGTTCTTGAGCAGCTCTGGGTTTGGCACCATGGGCTTTGGCTTACCCGCTGCAATTGGTGCGAAGATTGGTTGCCCGGAGCGCATGGTCATCGATATCGATGGGGACGGGAGTCTCAACATGACCATCCACGAATTGAGCACCTGCCATCGCTACGAACTCGGTGTCAAAGTGGTTGTCATCAATAACCAGTGGTTAGGGATGGTACGGCAGTGGCAAGATATGATCTACAAAGGACGGCGCGCCGAGAGCAGCCTGAGTGACCCCACCACGGCGGTCAAACGACCTGAAGAAATCGATATCTATCCGGACTTTCTGGCCATTGCTCACGGCTACCGTGTCAAAGCAGAGCGAGTCACCAACAAAGAAGACCTCCCTGCAGCGTATGCGCGCATGCTCGCTGACCCGCGTGAGCCGTATCTGCTAGACATTATCGTTCGGCCTGAGGAGAATGTGTATCCCATGATTCCGGCAGGTGCGACCTACAAGGACATCATTATGTCTGAGGCCGACCTCAAGAAAGATTCGTCCAGTGGTAAGCAAGGCTCGAACATCTAGCCAGAGAGCGGCAAACCCGTTAGGCTGCACTCCATTGCCAGGGGTGTCGCACGCCACCGCAGGTAGTCATCGGCAGCTAAATCAAGTACAGTAAGGCAACACTAATCGCAATTATATCTAAGGAGGGCGTTATGCACGTAGGATACGGCGCAGTTTTTCAAAATCCAAACAACCAGTTATCTGATCGCGAAATATGGCAGAACGAAGTCCGTTTCGCGGAGATGGCTGAACCGCTGGGATTCGACTCGGTCTGGGCGATTGAGCATCACTTTGATGATTACACTATGTGCCCCGATCCGGTGCAGTTCCTGACCTATATGGCTGGGCGGACGAAGACCGCAAAGCTGGGTTCGATGGTGATCGTGTTGCCGTGGCATGATCCGATTCGCGTGGCTGAACATGTGTCAGTCTTAGATCACCTCTCGAATGGTCGATTCATTTTAGGCATTGGTCGTGGGCTTGCGCGTATTGAGTATGAAGGCTTTCGTCTTGATCAGAATGAAGGACGTGCACTGTTCGTTGAACATGCCGAGCTGATCTTGGAAGCGCTTGAGAAAGGCTACATGCAAGGCGGTCAACATACCAATCAGCCGCGCCGTGAGATTCGTCCATTCCCATTCAAATCCTTCCGTGGTCGCACTTATGCGGCGGCGGTCTCGCCGGATTCGTCACCGATTATGGCGAAGCTCGGCGTCGGGCTCTTGGTCATTCCGCAAAAGCCGTGGGATGCGGTGAAAAAGGATTTCGAGGTCTATCACGCGGCCTGGAAGCAATATCATGGTGATACGCCAGCGCCGAAGCCGCTCAGCGGTGGATTCGTCTTTGTTGACGAGAATAAAGATCGCGCTGAAGAGATGGCGATGAAGTGGCTCACCAGCAATTACAAGACGGTTATCAAGCATTATGAAATGACCGCAGAGCACTTTGGCACCCATAAGAGCTATGAATCGTATCGCATGATTACCAAATATATTGGTAAACACGGCGCTGATACGGCTGCCTTGGATTTTGCCAAGCTCATGCCGTGGGGCACACCTGACCAAGTGCTGGAAAAGTTGTCGACGATCAAGACGATGATCGATGCCAACGGGTTCATGCTCAATTTCAGCTACGGCGGCATGCCGTTCGCTGATGTGGAGAAGAGTCTAAACTTGTTTGCCAAGAAAGTATTGCCAGAGGTCAAGAAGTGGCAAACTGAGCCACTGAAAGACCCGGCTGAGTTCGACGCCCGGCAGTACGTGGCAGCGTGAGCTCTATCCTGGGAGCGCGGGCGTCCCGCCCGCACAGGGAGCGTCCGAGACGGTCGCGCTCCCAGAAAGGAACACTACCCTAATGCCCTTCATATCAATGAATGATCCGCAATTCTGGGCCCGCTGTCCGAAGGAGTTAGAACCTGTCATCGGGAAAGGTATCACCGGGCTCGCGTATTTTGAGCTTGGTGAAAAGAAAGATAACCCGCCGACAGTTGTTGCCTTGCGCATGGGGCCAGGCTGGGTGCTGCCACGCCACGCCCATGACTGTTACCGCTTTGAGGTTGTCACTCACGGGACATTAGATGTGGGTGACCGCATCTTGAAGCCGGGCGATGTGATGATCAGCGAACCTGGTATTGCCTATGGGCCACACATTGCAGGCCCTGAGGGCTGCACGACCTTCGAAATTTTCAGTAATCACAAAGCCGCGTTTGTGACATTGCTCGACGGGCCCGATGGGCCGGTTGAATGTGACATGTCGACCACAGAAGGAATGCAGAAGATGCAGGATCTGATGCGACGTGCGGCAGCGGAGGCGGCACGGGCCTGAAGTAATCCCGTCGTAAATACGGACCAGAAGGCTATTCGTTCGTGTGCGCTTCTTGCGCCTGTTGGCCGTGTCATTCTGAGCGGAGCGAAGAATCTCTCTGAGAGACCCTTCGTTTCACTCAGGGTGACACATCGTGAGATTAATCTTTCATTACACCACCAACCGGTACCCATCTCCGTCTTTCACTAATTTCCCAGCCGTTGGGCCAGCGAAATGCGTTCCGATAATCAACGTTGGCGTATCGGCATATTCAGCAAAGACACGGCGACGTGTCGCGATCGCGGCGTTATTATCGACATCAAACGGCGTCGCGATGCCTGGATCGTGGAATTGTACCGGGTGATGAATGAAGTCACCGGTAATCATGGCTGACGCGCCCTTGGACTCGATGATGACCGAACAATGCCCCGGTGTATGACCAGGAGTGGGAATCAACCGGACTCCTTCACAAATTTTCGGTGATCCTTCAATTGGTTTTGCTAAGCCTGCATCGAGCACTGGCTTGACCGAATCAGCCCAGACGCGGCGTTGTACCTGAAAGAAATCTTCTTTGGCATTGGGATCAATATTGCCGAAGAAATCGAGTTCCTTCTTCTCCATGATGTACTGCGCCTTGGGGAAGGTCGGGACCCACTTGCCGTTTTGCAGCCGTGTGTTCCAGCCGACGTGGTCGAGATGTAAATGTGTGCAGAGCACGTAATTAATGCTCTCAGGCGGATAGCCTGCCGCTTTCATATCTTCGAGGTAAGAGGTGTTGAGATTGCTCATGATTCCCATCGGATCGCGGTTGCGATCATTACCGATACAGGTATCCACCACGAGTTTCGCTGTGGGCGTGTCCACAATCAGCGAATGAATACTTAGAGTGAGTTTTCCCTCTGGAGTGACGAAATGTGGGAACAGCCACTTTACGTTCTTCACGTACTCTGGCGTTGCTGCGGGAAGGACATCAGAAAATTCCGGATACACGATTTCTGTGATCTTCGTAATCGTGACATCACCGACTTTCCATTTCATAGCTTTCTCCTCCTGTAATGGATTGCTGAAGATCGACTCCTTAGCAAAAGAAACCCATTTGCACTACATGGGGGCACTACTTCGCCATTCGTGCTCGACAACGAATGGTCTCTTCTATATCCAGCTTTAGCGTGTGCTGGTCAATGACCACACCATACTGTTTCTCTGCCTGTTCGATACTGACGTGCTCGTCTAGTACGTCATCTAACACCTTGTGTGGGTCACGGGCGAATGGATCGCCCCAACCGCCGCCACCACCTTTAAACGTGGCAATAATCGTCCCAGGAGGTGAGGGGCGGTTGGCAGCAGATTCGAGGACTTCTTCTTCATGGTCAGTTCCCCAATTGAGAACATAACGGCTGCTCGCTCCATCTTTGCCACCCGCAAATCCTGGAGAGGTATGACGTACCCCTGTGAGCGCGACATTGAGAATCGAGGTGTCTCGCACGCTCTCGCGTTTCATGGCGAAACCAGGAACACCACGCCATTGGCCGGGGGCGGCTGTATCCGAAACATATTCATACTGGTGATAGCGGAACGGGAACTGAATTTCGCTCATCTCGACAGTAGAGTAAATCAGTCCACACATTGGCGCTGGCCATCCACCCCAGCCATCACACCCTCTCGTACCACTCGCAGCAACGAGCGTATTGCCATACTCAATCGTGACAAACATCGAGTTATAGCGTGAGTCATGGCCATAGGTCGTGCAGAGACAATAATTGAGAGACACTGCGCCTGCCTTCTCGGGAACCGCTTGGGCGAGTGCTCGCATCGTCGCGGTGCCGACATCACCACCAATGACGACCGTACTGAACATGCAGGGCGCTGGCGGTAACGGGTTCACGACCGTGCCTTCGGGTGCAGTGATTTTCACCGCACGGAACACCCCAGAGTTGACGGGAATATCTTCCGGTAACACAGCACATAGGGCGGTAAACACCCACGACGCAGTATTGCCAAACGGACTGTTCACAAACCCGGGGGTCTCGGGACTGGAACCTGCGAAATCGACACTGAGGTCTGAACCGTTGATCGTCACCGTCGCTTTGACCTGTAAATCGTGCGTGCCTTGACTATCGTGGTCTAGAGTCGAAGTCGCTTCATAGACGCCGTCCGGCCACTTGGCGACTTCCGCACGAAAGCGTTTCTCAGCGTAGTCGAGTGTGTACTCGATACTTTCATTGACGACTTCACCACCATACTTGGTAAACAACGCTCTGATACGCTGCTCAGCGAGATTACACGCGCCAAACATCGCTGCCAGGTCGCCACGCAAGACGTTAGGAATACGCGAGTTGGCAAGAATCCACTCCAAAATATCGTGGCGGAGAACGCCTTTCTCAAAGAGTTTGATTGGTGGAATACGTAGCGCTTCTTGCCAGATGTCCTTGGCTTCTGGGTTATAGCCACCAGCCACCGGTCCACCAAAATCGGCCATGTGTGCTCGTACCGAAGGAAACAGCACTGGCTTGCCTTCAAAGAAGACCGGTTTCATTACCGTCCAGTCGGCATGATGCGTCCCGCCATAATACGGATCATTGAGCATGACGATGTCACCTTCGTGCAGATCGTCACGAAAAGTGTTCATCAAGGCTTCGACTGAGAGAATCGAAGCAAAGATATGTACGGGAATCGCCGTGGCGCGCGCTACGAGACGGACGTTACTACCATCGTAGAAGAACACGCCGGTCGAGTAGTCATGCACCTCATTAAACAGAGGATGCACGGCAGTCCGTTCGACTGTTTTGCTCATTTCTTCGGAGATGGCTTCTAATGAATCCTTCACCACAAGAGCGGTAATACGATCGACCATAGGTATACTCCTTATGCACGTGGCAGAGAGGGAAACGGACATCCCGGACGCCCACAACCTGTGATCATAAAGGGTAGGGCAGGAGGCGAGAAAGTATTCGTTACCTGGGGTACGGATACGTATGCTAATTGCGCTTGTTGTATGTGGGCATCTATTCCATACGCGACTGTTAAACTTGGTTCGTACACTGACCACCCCACCGACTGTGGCACTTTGGCGTTGAGCAAGCTTCCTTCAGGAATGACACACGAAAACACGCTTAACAATCCTGAGTTTACGAACAGCGACGGCCACAGGCCCAAGAATGGCATGAGTGCTGCAGCTTTCGTGGTTGTCGCGGTTGCATTGATAAAGCCTTTGGCTGTAGGTGAGGTGTCTGAGAAGTCTATTCTCACGGTGCCATCAACTATCGATAGACGTGTCACAACGCGAAACTCTTTTTCCTCCAAGCACGAATGAATGGGTACGCTCTGGCCGTACCCCTTGCCGAACGCAAACGTTTGAATTGCTCGACGTGCTTGTGCTTCTGTGTCAGCGAGAAGATCCTGCACTTCCCGTGTATAGTCTGCTGTTGTGTATTGAGTCACGAGAGATTTGACGTCGGTTTTGCACTGATTCAACACACCAACCACGATCTCCACATCTTTTTCGATCAAATGCGGCAAGCGACTGTTCAGCAATAGCATCGTGAGTGCATCACGCTGTATCTGCCTACCACGATAGAACTTGACCGGAGTGACGCGAACCCCTTCAGCCCAGATTTCCAGAGCGAACGGATAATAGCCTCCAAGCGACTGACCGCCAATGTCCGCGAGCGGTACTTGGGCGATGCCATACCCAACTAACTTTTTCCTGAGAAAGATTGGCGTAACTAACGTTGCATCCTGTAAATGTGTACCGCCGGAGAAAGGGTCATTGGTGAGGACAACATCACCGTCAGATAGCTTACCATCAAAGGCTGCGAGTACCGCGTGCAACACTGCGTCAGTAACAACCAACCGCGCAGGATTATCGACCTGAACAATCTTTGCATCAGCAGAAGCTATCGCGCACGTGACGTGGCGGCGATCAACCAGCGCGCGCGATGTGAGTGCGCGCAGAATCGTTGAACGCATACGTGCAGTGATAGCTGCAAGACTGCTCTGCAGTGACTGCTGTTGTGGTTTTGCGATAGCTGCCATATCACAGCACCTCGATGACATAGGTCAGATGGTCAGCGAGCGTCGCTCGCTGACCAGGAAAAATCACAATCGATGTTGCCTTTTCTTCAATCACAGCCGGACCTTCGATAATATTTCCTGCCATCATGCGATTCCCGTCATAAATGTTGGTCTCCACGAAGTCCTGGGCAAGCGGCGAGTACACCGGACGTTTGCCTTTGAGCGCTGGTTGAGGATCGCCGCCTTGTCGTGGCACGGTTTGCAGGACCGGTTTGATACGTACGCCAACGAGATCGAGTTGGACACTCAGGACTTCGACATCATCTTCGGGCTTGTTAAAGGTATATAACTGCTTGTGGAGTTCATGAAAGCCGCGAATCGCCGCGCTCATATCCGTCGCGCTGATCATGCCATCACTATTGGAAATCGGTACGGTGACTTCGTGGGTCTGACCGACGTAACGCATTTCTACGGCAAGCTGGGTGATGATTCCCTGGAGATGCGCTCGCTGCGCACCAAGTGCCTCGTCTGCTTCAGCACGCATGCGCTGATATAACTCGTTCATACTCTTCAGGTCGATGGTACTCCCACGTGCATAGAAGCTGCGTACACGACTGACCCGTAAATCCGACAGCAGATCGCCTAACGCGCACAGCATTGGCGCGGTATTCTTCGGCACCAGAATGGTACGAATACCCAGTGGCTCGACCAATGCGCCTGCATGGATCGCTCCAGCACCGCCAAATGCGGTCAGAGCAAAGTCCCGTGGATCATATCCCTTGGCCAATGACACTTGGCGCACGCTGTTGCTCATGCCGTTATTGACGATACGGAAGATGCCGCTCGCAGCTTGTAGCAGATTCATTCCCAACGGCTCGGCAACTTTGGTCATAATTGCCTGACGTGCTGCGTCAGCATTCAAGCGCATCTCGCCACCGAGGAAGGAGTCTGGATTGACATATCCCAAGACGACATCCGCATCTGTCACCGTTGGTTGTTGTCCACCAAAGCCATAACACGCTGGACCAGGATTGGCGCGCGCACTTTCTGGACCGACTCGTAATGCCCCACCTTCATCAACCCAGGCGATACTGCCTCCACCTGCGCCTATGGTGTGAATATCGATAAACGGCACTGCCACGCGATAGCGACTCATCCATTGGTCGGTGCCAATGCGCGGGCGACCATCTTGCACCAGGCAGACATCAAAGCTCGTGCCGCCCATGTCGATGGTAATGACATTCTTGAAGCCAGAACTCTGACCGAGATGCGCACCAGCAACCACGCCACTGGCTGGCCCGGATAACAACGCCTGCACTCCATGATGACTGGCTTGTTCGATGCCAACCACGCCGCCATTGCCATGCATGATGAAGATCTCACCGCCAAAGCCACGTTCGCGCAGCTCAGCTTGCAGACGTTGCAGATATCGGCGTAAACGCGGAGTGACATACGCATCAACTAACGTCGTGCTGAGCCGCTCGAACTCTCGCACTTGCGGTAGTACTTCAGACGACAACGCGACATATACATCAGGCAGTGTCTCATGAATGATCTCACGCGTGCGCAGTTCATGGACCGGGTTCAGAAACGAGAACAGATAACACACCGCGATCGACTCGACCTCCATTGCCGCGAGGCGTTTGACCGCTTCTCGGACCTCGTCTTCTGCAAGGGGTTTTACAATAGTGCCTTCCGCATCGATGCGTTCGGTCACCCCCAAGCGTTTACGGCGTGGGACAATGGGATGCGGGGCAGGCAGACGAATATCAAATGCCGCTTCTTTATAGTTGCGGCGAATCTCGATGATGTCACGGAAACCTGCAGTAGTAATGAGTCCCGTATTCGCGCCGTTGTATTCCAGCATCGTGTTCGTTGCCACGGTCGTGCCGTGCACGATCACCGAAATCTTCCGTAACAAATCGTTGCCACGCAAGCCATATTTCCCAGCCAGTTTCTCGATCCCCGAGAGAACACCGAGAGCTTGGTTCTCAGCGGTCGAGAGGACTTTTTCGGTTTCTATGTGACCGGTTTCATCCGCACACACCAAATCGGTAAACGTGCCACCAACGTCAATGCCCAAAGTATACGACGTCATACCCTTCTCACCTTTTGTCGTTTCGGCTTAGGCCTATGCGCGAGTCGAGTCGTGCAGCTTTCAGATTCGTCCAGGGGCGAGGCTTAGCACGAACCGAGAAACTTTGCGAGCAAGGAGAGAAGTCCACGGCGGTTCCGCAATAGTGAGACCGTCGTCTTTTTTTATTTAAGAAATTGTCCGACTAGCCGTTTATTAATGTAGAGACCGAAGGGTACGAGTCTCCTCTGGCTTCTCCGTGTTGATCAAATAGCCGCGAGTGAGGGTGGGCAACAGCGTTCGTACTTCGATGAGAGGTGTGACAAGGCTTTCACTTGCTGTTCGCCGAGGTGTTTACAGTGAGCGTCCGTTCCGTATTTGGAGGCTCGAGGGGGTACCTTTACGGTGGAAGAGCTAGGAAAAGATGAACGCACATATGGATACTCAGGGGATAAATCACCTCATTGTTGGCTGGCTTGATTCGCAACGATATGCATTACGCTTAGGCGTGGTCGAACGTATCGTTCGTGCGGTTGAAGTAACTCCGCTCCCCCATGCGCCCGAGATCGTTCAGGGCGTTGTCGACATTGAAGGTGTCGTCATCCCTGTGGTCAATGTCCGCCGTCGCCTCGGCCTTCCAGAACGTCCCATTGCTCTCAATGACCGCTTCATCGTTATTCGGACACGAAAACGACCAGTGATTGTCGTGTTGGACACGGTTCAAGAGATTCTTGAGATCTCCGCAGAACAGATCATGACAGCTGAACAGATCGTGCCTCGCTCGCAGCACCTTGCGGGAGTGGTCAAGCTGTCCGACGGGATGATTTTTATTCACGACTTGGATCAGTTTCTCTCTCTCGATGAGGAGCAATCCCTCAATCACGCTCTCCTGCAGGCATAAGAGGCTGACAATGCTCCCATCGCTGCCAACCAAACTCTTACTTAGCTTGAGTGAACGTATTGAAGCTGCGATGGGCTTATACTTTCCTCCAGAGCGACTCGCCGACTTGGAACGAAAAATTCGCCTTGTGGCCCGTGAACTCGCCTTTCTTGATCTGGAAGCGTTCGTTCGTCAACTGCTCGCCTCTCCTTTCGCGAACGATCAGGTACGAACCCTGGCCGGGTATCTCACTATTGGAGAGACGTACTTCTATCGTGAGCCCCAAGTATGGGACATACTCCAGAATGAGATTCTTCCATCGCTGATTGCTGACCGGACTGATCATACGCAATCGCTTCGCTTCTGGAGTGCAGCCTGTAGCACCGGTGAGGAACCGTATACGCTGGCGATGACGCTGACCCAAGCCTTTCCCCAGTGCCAGGAATGGCGGCCTGTCGTTCTTGCGACGGACGTGAACCCCAAAGCCTTGTGTCGTGCTCAAGCCGGGGTCTACAGTTCCTGGTCATTTCGCGTCACGTCACCGGAAATACGGGGACGATTTTTTCAGCCTGTAGAGAACAAGCAGTTCGCCATTCGAGCAGAAATTCAAAAGATGGTGACTTTCGCCGAAGCGAACCTTGTCGATCCCAGTCCCATCCCAAACAGTGAGATGATGGACGTCATCCTCTGTCGCAATGTGTTGTTTTACTTTTCCCCCGAACGAGCGAGGCGTGTACTGGAACGCTGCTACGACAGTCTCGTCGACGGCGGTTGGCTCATTGTGAGTCCGGTAGAAACGACCTACCTCGGCGATCTTCCTTTTGTTCCAGTGTTGATCGAAGGCAATACGGTCTATCGGAAAAAAGCGCGACTCTCGTACCGCCCGACTGACTGGTCGACTCCGTCGCCCGTGGTCCCTCAACACATGCCGCGGCAAGTCCCTTCTCTCACGCCGCTGCAGATGACTGTGGCAACGAGCCTGAGCACTGACGACCAGAAGACCTCGTCTGCGACAGTGACAGTCAATCCGGACTTCAGTCTCGACCCTGTTCTTTCTTCGCCACCCTCGATGCCCGTGGAGAGTGTCTCACCGTACGAACAAGCGCGTGCCTTGTATGAACAAGGGCACTACGAACAAGTGATTGCGTTCCTCGTGCCGCGGTGTGGTGAAGCCGACTGCTCGATTCCGATGACCGCACGCGATAACGCCATGCTCACGTTGTTGGCCCGTGCCTACGCCAACCAAGGATGTTCGCTCGAAGCCCGAGCCTGGTGTGAGAAAGCAATTGCCAACGATCGTTTTGACGCTGGCCTGTATTACCTCTATGCAACCGTGCTGCTGGAACTGGGATGCTTCGCATAGGTGACACGCTCCCTGCAACAGGCCATCTACGTCCATCCCGACTTTGTCCTTGCCCACTTTGCGTTAGGAAACCTCTTCCTACAACAGAAGCGTTTTAATGAAGCCAAGCGTCACCTCACCAGTGCCTTGAATATTTTGCAACGGATCTCACAGGACGAAGTCGTCCCTGAATCGGAAGGGCTAACCGCCGGGCGACTCGCCGACCTGATTAACGCTATGCTCCAAAGGTAATGAGCGATGAATACACAGTCGCAACGACTTTCACTAGTAGTGTCTCAGACACCGACAACAGACCTCCTCCCAGAGGAGCACGAACAGCAGCTTCTGCGGACGCGTGCACGTCTCTTGGCTCGCCCTCGCGCGAAACAGACTGAGGCGACGAACGCGACGGTCAAACTTGTCC
It encodes the following:
- a CDS encoding MBL fold metallo-hydrolase; protein product: MKWKVGDVTITKITEIVYPEFSDVLPAATPEYVKNVKWLFPHFVTPEGKLTLSIHSLIVDTPTAKLVVDTCIGNDRNRDPMGIMSNLNTSYLEDMKAAGYPPESINYVLCTHLHLDHVGWNTRLQNGKWVPTFPKAQYIMEKKELDFFGNIDPNAKEDFFQVQRRVWADSVKPVLDAGLAKPIEGSPKICEGVRLIPTPGHTPGHCSVIIESKGASAMITGDFIHHPVQFHDPGIATPFDVDNNAAIATRRRVFAEYADTPTLIIGTHFAGPTAGKLVKDGDGYRLVV
- a CDS encoding hydantoinase/oxoprolinase family protein — its product is MTSYTLGIDVGGTFTDLVCADETGHIETEKVLSTAENQALGVLSGIEKLAGKYGLRGNDLLRKISVIVHGTTVATNTMLEYNGANTGLITTAGFRDIIEIRRNYKEAAFDIRLPAPHPIVPRRKRLGVTERIDAEGTIVKPLAEDEVREAVKRLAAMEVESIAVCYLFSFLNPVHELRTREIIHETLPDVYVALSSEVLPQVREFERLSTTLVDAYVTPRLRRYLQRLQAELRERGFGGEIFIMHGNGGVVGIEQASHHGVQALLSGPASGVVAGAHLGQSSGFKNVITIDMGGTSFDVCLVQDGRPRIGTDQWMSRYRVAVPFIDIHTIGAGGGSIAWVDEGGALRVGPESARANPGPACYGFGGQQPTVTDADVVLGYVNPDSFLGGEMRLNADAARQAIMTKVAEPLGMNLLQAASGIFRIVNNGMSNSVRQVSLAKGYDPRDFALTAFGGAGAIHAGALVEPLGIRTILVPKNTAPMLCALGDLLSDLRVSRVRSFYARGSTIDLKSMNELYQRMRAEADEALGAQRAHLQGIITQLAVEMRYVGQTHEVTVPISNSDGMISATDMSAAIRGFHELHKQLYTFNKPEDDVEVLSVQLDLVGVRIKPVLQTVPRQGGDPQPALKGKRPVYSPLAQDFVETNIYDGNRMMAGNIIEGPAVIEEKATSIVIFPGQRATLADHLTYVIEVL
- a CDS encoding purine-binding chemotaxis protein CheW; translated protein: MDTQGINHLIVGWLDSQRYALRLGVVERIVRAVEVTPLPHAPEIVQGVVDIEGVVIPVVNVRRRLGLPERPIALNDRFIVIRTRKRPVIVVLDTVQEILEISAEQIMTAEQIVPRSQHLAGVVKLSDGMIFIHDLDQFLSLDEEQSLNHALLQA
- a CDS encoding LLM class flavin-dependent oxidoreductase — translated: MHVGYGAVFQNPNNQLSDREIWQNEVRFAEMAEPLGFDSVWAIEHHFDDYTMCPDPVQFLTYMAGRTKTAKLGSMVIVLPWHDPIRVAEHVSVLDHLSNGRFILGIGRGLARIEYEGFRLDQNEGRALFVEHAELILEALEKGYMQGGQHTNQPRREIRPFPFKSFRGRTYAAAVSPDSSPIMAKLGVGLLVIPQKPWDAVKKDFEVYHAAWKQYHGDTPAPKPLSGGFVFVDENKDRAEEMAMKWLTSNYKTVIKHYEMTAEHFGTHKSYESYRMITKYIGKHGADTAALDFAKLMPWGTPDQVLEKLSTIKTMIDANGFMLNFSYGGMPFADVEKSLNLFAKKVLPEVKKWQTEPLKDPAEFDARQYVAA
- the ilvB gene encoding biosynthetic-type acetolactate synthase large subunit encodes the protein MSTAKPAKQQRPEASLPRSQPPAVNSVDRVTYEDVPTILGATLSEINPEDRAHALRGAQILAQCLKLEGVDVLFGYPGGANLEIFDVLQEYDIRCIRVEHEQGAAHAAEGFARATGKVGVCLATSGPGATNLVTGIADANSDSVPIVAITGNVPSHLLGKNAFQEVDIVSITQPITKKSFLVDSVASIPTVVRQAFALAGGNRPGPVLIDIPKDVQQHYPRDPEGKYTPPRMPAEIAPPEPPVGEISSSQLDVCCQLLRTARRPILYVGGGVTSSDTQGLLLQLAEKLGCPVTTTIMGLGVFPPDHPLSLHVLGMHGTKYANVAINEADLVLAIGVRFDDRVTGKVSEFIKHGTIIHIDVDRNELNKNKPVTLPICADLRAALQQLLENVQPGDYRDWVDYVTDLKHRYPLAVTDSAELSPQYAIALLSQITKGDALITLGVGQHQMWAMQHYLARQSRSFLSSSGFGTMGFGLPAAIGAKIGCPERMVIDIDGDGSLNMTIHELSTCHRYELGVKVVVINNQWLGMVRQWQDMIYKGRRAESSLSDPTTAVKRPEEIDIYPDFLAIAHGYRVKAERVTNKEDLPAAYARMLADPREPYLLDIIVRPEENVYPMIPAGATYKDIIMSEADLKKDSSSGKQGSNI
- a CDS encoding hydantoinase B/oxoprolinase family protein produces the protein MSSRCCDMAAIAKPQQQSLQSSLAAITARMRSTILRALTSRALVDRRHVTCAIASADAKIVQVDNPARLVVTDAVLHAVLAAFDGKLSDGDVVLTNDPFSGGTHLQDATLVTPIFLRKKLVGYGIAQVPLADIGGQSLGGYYPFALEIWAEGVRVTPVKFYRGRQIQRDALTMLLLNSRLPHLIEKDVEIVVGVLNQCKTDVKSLVTQYTTADYTREVQDLLADTEAQARRAIQTFAFGKGYGQSVPIHSCLEEKEFRVVTRLSIVDGTVRIDFSDTSPTAKGFINATATTTKAAALMPFLGLWPSLFVNSGLLSVFSCVIPEGSLLNAKVPQSVGWSVYEPSLTVAYGIDAHIQQAQLAYVSVPQVTNTFSPPALPFMITGCGRPGCPFPSLPRA
- a CDS encoding hydantoinase B/oxoprolinase family protein; this encodes MSVSLSATCIRSIPMVDRITALVVKDSLEAISEEMSKTVERTAVHPLFNEVHDYSTGVFFYDGSNVRLVARATAIPVHIFASILSVEALMNTFRDDLHEGDIVMLNDPYYGGTHHADWTVMKPVFFEGKPVLFPSVRAHMADFGGPVAGGYNPEAKDIWQEALRIPPIKLFEKGVLRHDILEWILANSRIPNVLRGDLAAMFGACNLAEQRIRALFTKYGGEVVNESIEYTLDYAEKRFRAEVAKWPDGVYEATSTLDHDSQGTHDLQVKATVTINGSDLSVDFAGSSPETPGFVNSPFGNTASWVFTALCAVLPEDIPVNSGVFRAVKITAPEGTVVNPLPPAPCMFSTVVIGGDVGTATMRALAQAVPEKAGAVSLNYCLCTTYGHDSRYNSMFVTIEYGNTLVAASGTRGCDGWGGWPAPMCGLIYSTVEMSEIQFPFRYHQYEYVSDTAAPGQWRGVPGFAMKRESVRDTSILNVALTGVRHTSPGFAGGKDGASSRYVLNWGTDHEEEVLESAANRPSPPGTIIATFKGGGGGWGDPFARDPHKVLDDVLDEHVSIEQAEKQYGVVIDQHTLKLDIEETIRCRARMAK